In Sander lucioperca isolate FBNREF2018 chromosome 12, SLUC_FBN_1.2, whole genome shotgun sequence, one DNA window encodes the following:
- the pik3cd gene encoding phosphatidylinositol 4,5-bisphosphate 3-kinase catalytic subunit delta isoform isoform X1, producing the protein MPPGKYGMQEEGDQEIMMDFLLPTGIFLKFPVSPNDTIKSIKKMVWKNARSEALFSALGDPDAYVFTCINQTAEREELEEESRRISDVRPFMGVLRLVAREGDRVEKLTNTQISLLIGKGLHEFEAQKNHEVNEFRAKMRTFCEEKAQERQMLPWQQWMEYSFPCDLEPCCSPPECGSVKSKNTKKIFINVKFEACDESFMLQQDPQDFPVALMKSALKKKATVFRSVRQEPEDYTLQVNGRWEFIYGNHPMCQFKYMFLCLRNSQIPHLTMVHHTTISKYQEEQGRMCSQGYKTRSLSRPPPLPLKKQNTSSLWSINEPFYIHLLQGSRVNADEGMKLVVQAGLFHGSELLCKVVTTSEVTVCSEPLWDQKLEFDINVADLPRMSRLCFALYAVIEKAKKPRGTKKKNKKADCPIAWVNTMVFDYKDQLKTGEFLLSTWPSVPDDKSDLLNPMGTVEKNPNVDSAAGLLIRFPNIRPHPLYYPPLDKVSDMEKNGDAAIVTKEERMKLKEIMDNKNHTEFFEDEKDLLWKLRTEVRDHYHESLSKLLLITKWNRREDAVQMMSLLRTWRDLPAIHALELLDYSFPDPVVRSFTIRCLRKLSDDELLQYLIQLVQVLKYESYLDCDLTTFLLERALSNWRIGHFLFWHLRSEIHVASVSLRFGLILEAYCRGNIHHIKLLSKQNEALGKMKALSDFVKSGSQKMTADDLKLCIRQESYLEALSDLLSPLNPSIILTEICADKCRFMDSKMKPIWLMYNPCTQEDMVGIIFKNGDDLRQDMLTLQMIQLMENLWKKEGLDLRMIPYGCLSTGNKMGLIEVVKNSDTIANIQRNSSNSAATAAFNKDALLNWLKSKNPEDKLDRAIEEFTLSCAGYCVATYVLGIGDRHNDNIMIRETGQLFHIDFGHFLGNFKRKLGINRERVPFILTYDFVHVIQQGRTNNSEKFERFREYCERAYKILCRNGMLFVNLFAMMKAAGLPELTSFKDIQYLKDSLALGKSEEEALKNFKVKFNEALRESWKTKVNWMMHSLAKDNRP; encoded by the exons ATGCCCCCGGGGAAGTATGGGATGCAGGAGGAGGGGGACCAGGAGATCATGATGGACTTCCTGCTGCCTACTGGGATCTTCCTCAAATTCCCTGTGTCTCCAAACGACACCatcaaaagcatcaaaaaa ATGGTTTGGAAAAATGCCAGAAGCGAGGCCCTGTTCAGTGCACTGGGTGATCCTGACGCATACGTCTTCACCTGCATCAACCAGACAGCAGAGAGGGAAGAACTGGAGGAAGAATCGAGGCGCATAAGTGACGTGCGGCCCTTCATGGGTGTTCTGAGGCTGGTGGCGAGGGAGGGCGACCGAGTGGAGAAACTCACCAACACCCAAATCAGCCTGTTAATTGGCAAAG GTCTGCATGAGTTTGAGGCCCAGAAGAACCACGAGGTGAATGAGTTTCGGGCAAAGATGCGTACGTTTTGTGAAGAGAAGGCTCAAGAGCGGCAAATGTTGCCATGGCAGCAGTGGATGGAATACAGCTTCCCCTGTGACCTGGAGCCATGCTGCTCTCCGCCAGAGTGTGGGAGCGTGAAGTCAAAAAACACCAAGAAAATTTTCATCAACGTTAAGTTTGAGGCTTGTGAT GAAAGCTTCATGCTGCAGCAGGACCCTCAGGACTTTCCAGTGGCTCTGATGAAGAGCGCCCTGAAGAAGAAGGCCACCGTCTTTCGCTCAGTGCGACAGGAGCCCGAGGACTACACCTTACAGGTCAACGGGAGGTGGGAGTTCATCTATGGGAACCATCCCATGTGCCAGTTCAAA TACATGTTCTTGTGTTTGAGAAATAGCCAAATCCCTCATCTAACCATGGTGCACCACACCACCATCAGCAAATATCAGGAGGAGCAGGGCAGAATGTGCAGCCAGGGGTACAAGACTCGCTCCTTGTCCAGACCTCCTCCACTGCCCCTGAAGAAG CAGAACACCTCGTCTCTGTGGTCCATCAATGAGCCTTTCTACATTCACCTGCTGCAGGGCAGCCGAGTCAATGCAGACGAAGGAATGAAG CTTGTGGTGCAGGCCGGTCTGTTCCATGGCAGCGAACTCCTCTGTAAGGTGGTGACAACCTCGGAGGTGACAGTGTGCTCTGAGCCGCTGTGGGATCAGAAGCTGGAGTTTGATATAAATGTGGCTGACCTGCCTCGCATGAGCCGCCTGTGTTTTGCGCTCTATGCTGTCATTGAGAAAGCCAAGAAACCCCGCGGCACtaaaaagaagaacaagaaagCG GATTGTCCGATAGCCTGGGTGAACACCATGGTGTTCGACTACAAGGACCAGCTGAAGACTGGGGAGTTCCTCTTGTCCACATGGCCATCTGTTCCTG ATGACAAAAGTGACCTGTTGAACCCGATGGGAACAGTCGAGAAGAACCCCAATGTGGACAGTGCTGCCGGGCTTCTCATTCGCTTCCCTAACATCCGGCCACATCCTCTCTATTACCCTCCACTGGACAAG GTGAGTGACATGGAGAAGAATGGTGATGCAGCTATTGTCACAAAAGAAGAG CGCATGAAACTAAAAGAAATCATGGACAACAAAAACCACACTGAGTTTTTTGAGGACGAAAAGGACCTCTTGTGGAAGCTCCGCACAGAAGTCCGCGATCATTATCATGAAAGTCTGTCCAAGCTACTCCTCATCACCAAGTGGAATCGGCGCGAGGACGCAGTTCAG ATGATGAGTTTACTGAGGACCTGGCGGGACCTCCCTGCCATTCATGCCTTGGAGCTCTTGGACTACAGTTTTCCCGACCCAGTGGTCCGTTCTTTCACAATCAGATGCCTCAGGAAGCTCAg TGATGATGAACTGCTGCAGTACTTGATCCAGCTGGTCCAGGTCCTGAAGTACGAGTCTTACTTGGACTGTGACCTCACCACTTTCCTGCTAGAAAGGGCTTTGTCCAACTGGAGGATAGGACACTTTCTGTTTTGGCATCTCAG GTCAGAGATTCACGTTGCGTCCGTAAGTTTGCGTTTTGGGCTGATTCTGGAGGCCTACTGCAGGGGAAACATCCACCACATCAAGCTTTTAAGCAAACAG AACGAGGCTCTGGGCAAAATGAAGGCCTTGAGTGACTTTGTTAAGTCGGGCTCCCAGAAGATGACAGCTGATGACCTGAAGCTGTGTATCAGACAGGAGTCCTACCTGGAGGCTCTGTCAGACCTGCTGTCACCACTCAACCCCAGCATCATCCTCACTGAGATCTG TGCAGACAAGTGCAGGTTTATGGATTCCAAGATGAAGCCGATCTGGCTGATGTATAACCCCTGCACTCAAGAAGACATGGTGGGCATCATCTTCAAGAACGGAGATG ATCTTCGACAAGACATGTTGACCCTCCAGATGATCCAGCTCATGGAGAATTTATGGAAGAAAGAAGGCCTGGATCTCAG AATGATCCCATATGGCTGCTTGTCCACTGGGAACAAGATGGGGCTCATCGAGGTAGTGAAGAACTCCGACACTATCGCCAACATCCAACGTAACAGCAGCAACAGTGCTGCCACCGCTGCCTTCAACAAGGATGCCCTGCTCAACTGGCTCAAATCTAAGAATCCTGA GGACAAACTTGATCGAGCAATAGAGGAGTTCACACTGTCCTGTGCTGGCTACTGTGTAGCTACTTACGTCCTGGGCATTGGAGATCGTCACAACGACAATATCATGATCAGGGAAACTGGACAG CTGTTCCACATTGACTTTGGGCATTTCTTGGGCAACTTCAAGCGGAAACTGGGAATCAACAGGGAGCGTGTGCCTTTTATCTTGACTTATGACTTTGTCCATGTGATCCAGCAAGGAAGGACGAACAACAGTGAGAAGTTTGAGAG GTTCAGGGAGTACTGTGAGCGGGCCTATAAGATCCTGTGTCGAAACGGGATGCTGTTCGTCAACCTCTTTGCCATGATGAAGGCAGCAGGACTGCCAGAGCTCACCTCCTTCAAAGACATCCAGTATCTAAAG gaCTCTTTAGCTTTGGGAAAATCAGAGGAAGAGGCACTAAAGAATTTCAAAGTGAAGTTCAATGAAGCTCTGCGGGAGAGCTGGAAGACGAAAGTCAACTGGATGATGCACTCCTTGGCGAAAGATAATAGACCGTGA
- the pik3cd gene encoding phosphatidylinositol 4,5-bisphosphate 3-kinase catalytic subunit delta isoform isoform X2, with protein MPPGKYGMQEEGDQEIMMDFLLPTGIFLKFPVSPNDTIKSIKKMVWKNARSEALFSALGDPDAYVFTCINQTAEREELEEESRRISDVRPFMGVLRLVAREGDRVEKLTNTQISLLIGKGLHEFEAQKNHEVNEFRAKMRTFCEEKAQERQMLPWQQWMEYSFPCDLEPCCSPPECGSVKSKNTKKIFINVKFEACDESFMLQQDPQDFPVALMKSALKKKATVFRSVRQEPEDYTLQVNGRWEFIYGNHPMCQFKYMFLCLRNSQIPHLTMVHHTTISKYQEEQGRMCSQGYKTRSLSRPPPLPLKKNTSSLWSINEPFYIHLLQGSRVNADEGMKLVVQAGLFHGSELLCKVVTTSEVTVCSEPLWDQKLEFDINVADLPRMSRLCFALYAVIEKAKKPRGTKKKNKKADCPIAWVNTMVFDYKDQLKTGEFLLSTWPSVPDDKSDLLNPMGTVEKNPNVDSAAGLLIRFPNIRPHPLYYPPLDKVSDMEKNGDAAIVTKEERMKLKEIMDNKNHTEFFEDEKDLLWKLRTEVRDHYHESLSKLLLITKWNRREDAVQMMSLLRTWRDLPAIHALELLDYSFPDPVVRSFTIRCLRKLSDDELLQYLIQLVQVLKYESYLDCDLTTFLLERALSNWRIGHFLFWHLRSEIHVASVSLRFGLILEAYCRGNIHHIKLLSKQNEALGKMKALSDFVKSGSQKMTADDLKLCIRQESYLEALSDLLSPLNPSIILTEICADKCRFMDSKMKPIWLMYNPCTQEDMVGIIFKNGDDLRQDMLTLQMIQLMENLWKKEGLDLRMIPYGCLSTGNKMGLIEVVKNSDTIANIQRNSSNSAATAAFNKDALLNWLKSKNPEDKLDRAIEEFTLSCAGYCVATYVLGIGDRHNDNIMIRETGQLFHIDFGHFLGNFKRKLGINRERVPFILTYDFVHVIQQGRTNNSEKFERFREYCERAYKILCRNGMLFVNLFAMMKAAGLPELTSFKDIQYLKDSLALGKSEEEALKNFKVKFNEALRESWKTKVNWMMHSLAKDNRP; from the exons ATGCCCCCGGGGAAGTATGGGATGCAGGAGGAGGGGGACCAGGAGATCATGATGGACTTCCTGCTGCCTACTGGGATCTTCCTCAAATTCCCTGTGTCTCCAAACGACACCatcaaaagcatcaaaaaa ATGGTTTGGAAAAATGCCAGAAGCGAGGCCCTGTTCAGTGCACTGGGTGATCCTGACGCATACGTCTTCACCTGCATCAACCAGACAGCAGAGAGGGAAGAACTGGAGGAAGAATCGAGGCGCATAAGTGACGTGCGGCCCTTCATGGGTGTTCTGAGGCTGGTGGCGAGGGAGGGCGACCGAGTGGAGAAACTCACCAACACCCAAATCAGCCTGTTAATTGGCAAAG GTCTGCATGAGTTTGAGGCCCAGAAGAACCACGAGGTGAATGAGTTTCGGGCAAAGATGCGTACGTTTTGTGAAGAGAAGGCTCAAGAGCGGCAAATGTTGCCATGGCAGCAGTGGATGGAATACAGCTTCCCCTGTGACCTGGAGCCATGCTGCTCTCCGCCAGAGTGTGGGAGCGTGAAGTCAAAAAACACCAAGAAAATTTTCATCAACGTTAAGTTTGAGGCTTGTGAT GAAAGCTTCATGCTGCAGCAGGACCCTCAGGACTTTCCAGTGGCTCTGATGAAGAGCGCCCTGAAGAAGAAGGCCACCGTCTTTCGCTCAGTGCGACAGGAGCCCGAGGACTACACCTTACAGGTCAACGGGAGGTGGGAGTTCATCTATGGGAACCATCCCATGTGCCAGTTCAAA TACATGTTCTTGTGTTTGAGAAATAGCCAAATCCCTCATCTAACCATGGTGCACCACACCACCATCAGCAAATATCAGGAGGAGCAGGGCAGAATGTGCAGCCAGGGGTACAAGACTCGCTCCTTGTCCAGACCTCCTCCACTGCCCCTGAAGAAG AACACCTCGTCTCTGTGGTCCATCAATGAGCCTTTCTACATTCACCTGCTGCAGGGCAGCCGAGTCAATGCAGACGAAGGAATGAAG CTTGTGGTGCAGGCCGGTCTGTTCCATGGCAGCGAACTCCTCTGTAAGGTGGTGACAACCTCGGAGGTGACAGTGTGCTCTGAGCCGCTGTGGGATCAGAAGCTGGAGTTTGATATAAATGTGGCTGACCTGCCTCGCATGAGCCGCCTGTGTTTTGCGCTCTATGCTGTCATTGAGAAAGCCAAGAAACCCCGCGGCACtaaaaagaagaacaagaaagCG GATTGTCCGATAGCCTGGGTGAACACCATGGTGTTCGACTACAAGGACCAGCTGAAGACTGGGGAGTTCCTCTTGTCCACATGGCCATCTGTTCCTG ATGACAAAAGTGACCTGTTGAACCCGATGGGAACAGTCGAGAAGAACCCCAATGTGGACAGTGCTGCCGGGCTTCTCATTCGCTTCCCTAACATCCGGCCACATCCTCTCTATTACCCTCCACTGGACAAG GTGAGTGACATGGAGAAGAATGGTGATGCAGCTATTGTCACAAAAGAAGAG CGCATGAAACTAAAAGAAATCATGGACAACAAAAACCACACTGAGTTTTTTGAGGACGAAAAGGACCTCTTGTGGAAGCTCCGCACAGAAGTCCGCGATCATTATCATGAAAGTCTGTCCAAGCTACTCCTCATCACCAAGTGGAATCGGCGCGAGGACGCAGTTCAG ATGATGAGTTTACTGAGGACCTGGCGGGACCTCCCTGCCATTCATGCCTTGGAGCTCTTGGACTACAGTTTTCCCGACCCAGTGGTCCGTTCTTTCACAATCAGATGCCTCAGGAAGCTCAg TGATGATGAACTGCTGCAGTACTTGATCCAGCTGGTCCAGGTCCTGAAGTACGAGTCTTACTTGGACTGTGACCTCACCACTTTCCTGCTAGAAAGGGCTTTGTCCAACTGGAGGATAGGACACTTTCTGTTTTGGCATCTCAG GTCAGAGATTCACGTTGCGTCCGTAAGTTTGCGTTTTGGGCTGATTCTGGAGGCCTACTGCAGGGGAAACATCCACCACATCAAGCTTTTAAGCAAACAG AACGAGGCTCTGGGCAAAATGAAGGCCTTGAGTGACTTTGTTAAGTCGGGCTCCCAGAAGATGACAGCTGATGACCTGAAGCTGTGTATCAGACAGGAGTCCTACCTGGAGGCTCTGTCAGACCTGCTGTCACCACTCAACCCCAGCATCATCCTCACTGAGATCTG TGCAGACAAGTGCAGGTTTATGGATTCCAAGATGAAGCCGATCTGGCTGATGTATAACCCCTGCACTCAAGAAGACATGGTGGGCATCATCTTCAAGAACGGAGATG ATCTTCGACAAGACATGTTGACCCTCCAGATGATCCAGCTCATGGAGAATTTATGGAAGAAAGAAGGCCTGGATCTCAG AATGATCCCATATGGCTGCTTGTCCACTGGGAACAAGATGGGGCTCATCGAGGTAGTGAAGAACTCCGACACTATCGCCAACATCCAACGTAACAGCAGCAACAGTGCTGCCACCGCTGCCTTCAACAAGGATGCCCTGCTCAACTGGCTCAAATCTAAGAATCCTGA GGACAAACTTGATCGAGCAATAGAGGAGTTCACACTGTCCTGTGCTGGCTACTGTGTAGCTACTTACGTCCTGGGCATTGGAGATCGTCACAACGACAATATCATGATCAGGGAAACTGGACAG CTGTTCCACATTGACTTTGGGCATTTCTTGGGCAACTTCAAGCGGAAACTGGGAATCAACAGGGAGCGTGTGCCTTTTATCTTGACTTATGACTTTGTCCATGTGATCCAGCAAGGAAGGACGAACAACAGTGAGAAGTTTGAGAG GTTCAGGGAGTACTGTGAGCGGGCCTATAAGATCCTGTGTCGAAACGGGATGCTGTTCGTCAACCTCTTTGCCATGATGAAGGCAGCAGGACTGCCAGAGCTCACCTCCTTCAAAGACATCCAGTATCTAAAG gaCTCTTTAGCTTTGGGAAAATCAGAGGAAGAGGCACTAAAGAATTTCAAAGTGAAGTTCAATGAAGCTCTGCGGGAGAGCTGGAAGACGAAAGTCAACTGGATGATGCACTCCTTGGCGAAAGATAATAGACCGTGA